The sequence below is a genomic window from Hemitrygon akajei chromosome 2, sHemAka1.3, whole genome shotgun sequence.
caactgagccccatcacctgcctgcccttcttgacagtctgactgcaggcTATCATTAccatttttaccatccatcctatcccgagtcccttcactccagttacCACCCCCCTACAAAATTAgtctaaaccctccccaatagctctaataaacctgcccgcaagaatattggtccccctcgggttcaggagCAACCCATCACTTCTGAACAGGTCattcctcccccagaagagatcccaatgatccaagaacctgaagccctgccccggcaccagcttctcagccacacattgatctgccaaatcatcctgtttctaccctcattgGCACAGgcatgggcagcaatccagaaattactacccgggaggtcctaatttctggattagagagaggtgagtggatatcggactgctggaaaacaatgctggagaggtagtaatgggggacaatgaaagggtggagaaactgaagaaatattttgcatcagtcttcactgtggaagagatgagcagtatggtggaagttccaggtatcagggggcatgatgtgtgtgaagttaccatgacagaaagttcttgggaaacggaAAGATCTTTAGGTAGCTGTCACCTGGACTAGACAGTGTACATgccagagttcagaaagaggtggctgaagagattgtggaggcatttgtaacgatccttcaggaatcactagatgctagaatggttctggaagactggaaatttgaaaatgtcactccactgttcaagaagggagaggcagaataaaggaaactctgggccagttagtctgacctcagtggctgggaagatgttgaagttgagGAGTTGTCAGGGAACTTGGAGggacataataaaataggcctagtcagcatggtttcctcaagggaaaatcttgcctgacaaatctgttggaattctttgaagaaacaacaagccagataaacaaaggagaatcagttgatgttgtgtacttggattttcagaaggcctttgacaaggtgccacacatgaggcaacttaacaagctacgagcccacagtattacaggaaagatcctagcatagacaaagctgtggctgattggcaggaggcatagagtaggaataaagggagcctttactgGCTGGCTGCCCgtggccagtggtgttccacagaggtctgtgttgggactgattctttttacattgtatgtcaattatttggatgatagaattgatggttttgttgaaaagtttgccgacgatatgaagataggaggaAGGATAGGTACTTTTgcggaagtagagaagctacagaaggacttagacagttttggagaatgggcaaagaaatagtgTATTGAATACAGTGtccggaagtgtatggtcatgcactttggtagaagtaatgTAAGGTTTGacaattttcaaaatggagagaaaatataaaaaaaactgaggtgcaaagggactttggagtccttgtgcaggattccctgaatgttcatttgcagattgagtctgtggtgaggaaggtaaatgtgattttaggattcatttcaagcagactagaacataaaagcaaggatgtaatgttgaaactttataaagcactggtcaggcctcatttggagtattgtgagcaggtttgagccctttatcttagaaaggatgagctggaactggagagagttcaaacgaggttcatgaaaatgattccagggttgaatggcttgtcatatgaagagcgtttgatggctttgggcctgtattcactggaattcagaaggatgaggagtgatctcattgaaaactattgaatggtgaaagtatttgatggagaggatgtttcccatggtgggagaatctaagaccagaggacacgaagatgtggaggaatttcttcagccaggtagtggtgaatctgtggaattctttgccacaagctgatgtggaggtcaagtctttatgtatatttaaggcagaggttgatagattcttgattggtcagggtacgaagggatatgggggagatggcaggagattggggccgagagcAAAATTGCATCAActacaatgaaatggcggagcagactcaatgggccaaatggcctaatcctgctcctatatcttactctTATGGTCTATAGtataattaaaatattttcaaatacatttagacaggtacacggataggaaatgtttagagggatacgggacAAACACACGTTGATGAGACTtactcaagaagacatcttagcctggatggatgagttgggccatgGGTTCAACATCTACCAAACCccttcccagatcatcctcctgaggaatctcaccctggagtctgtctgtgaactgTTGGTGTGACGTCAGTTCAGTGCCACAGAAACAGGCAGATTGGATAAAGGTGGCAGATTTCATTCTTAAATGTAAATTTGTGTCGGTGTgtctgatgatgtgtcccagtctgctggtgagtCTGGGTAtttatcactgtgtgtgtgtgtgtgtgtgtgtgtgtgtgtgtgtgtgtgtgtgtgtgtgtgtgtgtgtgtgtgtgtgtgtgtgtgtgtgtgtgtgtgtgtgtgtgtgtgtgtgtgtgtgtgtgtgtgtgtgtgtgtgtgtgtgtgtgtaactaaCAATGTGCAATgttgaggctctgactacaatctatCAATCGTCCTTGTGCACGTGTGTGAGGGAGATTTGCCAGGCTGGTGATATGATCTTCTCCCATTGTTCACCAAggtcaatactcagagtctagactgacatctacatcatttattatgaTATTGTAATtcgtcctctactgtgcctattgtcttgtttattaattattgtactgccctgcactgttttgtgcactttatgtagtcctgtgcaggtctgtagtctagtgcagtttttatgttggttTTACGTAGTCTCGTGTATCCTTGTGCTGTCTCCCATAGTCTAGTGTGGCTTTGTttagtttcatgtagcaccagagtCCTGGAGAAACGTTTCGCTTTTACTGTGACTGTACCAGCAGCTtatagttgaaatgacaatacAAGTGACTTGAGTAGTCCTGACTTGACTCGGTTGGTGTCCGATCAGTCTGATGATGCTTCAATGTGGGGGTTTGATAACAACACTGAGACTGGCGAGTCCAGCAGGGGGCAGAGCTGAGTCAATCAGACTGCGGTCACGGACAGGTCAAACAGGGTGAGAGGCTGGAAGGACTGGTGTATTTttctgacaatccctgtcaccacagtGATACAAGATTTTACCCTATTTAATGTCATTCATTGAATGTTAATTCCAGAGCTACTGTGTTCGGATTCAAACTCATGCCTTGACGTATTTGTCCAGTGCGAATGGGATCAGGATGCAGTGGTTCACATAACAGTGCTGTGTATGGGTTGTATGTTGCCCCCTGTGTTGGTCTGTTCAGGGatttgacatctccagctgaccatgtgactgtGATGCTTCCCAACAGGTGGGGTTGGTGCCAGAATAAACTTCAATTCCGATGGCCCGATTAGTGGCAGGAGCAGGGCACAGTGACGAGGTTTCCAGCAGGTTGGTGACActtgtttaaaagtacagaagggacaagtggagcggccattgtcggGGCGGCCATTGTTGGGATTCGgtcagtggtgagagtaggagtgtcaggcttcggctcaaaggaggcttcagCTCCAAAGAGGTgttggctctgggtaagcttcTGCTAAAGTTCCCTTTTTTCCTCTTACTGTACCTCATGTAGTAAATGTCTGTTGTGCGTTCTgcatgccagatgttggagtcctgggagacccagagtcaccCAGTGAACACCATCTGTGTGGAGTGCATCTGTCTCCAGCTCCCTGAAGACCATATTAGAGcacatgaccataagacataggagcagaattagaccatctggcccgtcgagtctgctccgccgttcaatgATGGCGGAATCTTTTTGTTTCTCCTCCTTAACCCCAGgttccggccttctccccgtaacctttgatgccatgtccatgaaatacacccaacgacctggcctccacagctgcatgtggcaacaaattccacaaattcaccatcctttggcgaaagaaatttctccgcatttgtgttttgaaagggcgcccctctatcctgaggctgtgccctcttgtcttagagtCTCTACTCTcgctgggcctttcaacatttgaaagttttcaatgagatccaccctcatccttttgaattccagcaagtacagacccagagtcatcaaaagtTACTCGTgtgacaaccctttcattcccggaatcattcatgtaaacctcctctggaccctctccaatgccagcacaacttttctaagatgaggagcccaaaacttttCACAATAGTCAAGGTGAGGCATCATTAGTggcttataaatcctcagcattacatccttgctcttgtattctacaccttttgaaaggaatgctaacattgcatttgccttcctcaccaccgactcaacctacaagttaaccttgagggtgttctgcacaatgtCCTTGGGGATGTtgaggatctggagcagcagctggatgacctttggattgtagaggagagtgaggagataattgatcagAGTCACAAGGAAGTAGTCACCCTGAAGctgcaggaggcaagtagctgGGAGACTGtcggagaaatggaaatgtgaataggcagtgaGCGcagagcaaagaggtcctgaaaagagaatttagagagctaggaagaaagctgagaagcaggacctcccgggaAGGAATTTCTCGATTGCTGcatgtgccacacaccagtgagggtagaaacaggatgatttagcaaattctggaggaactcagtaggccaggcagaatctatgcaaaaaactacagtcaacgtttcaggcagaatcccttcagcaggactggagaaaaaaagctgaggagtagatttggaaGGTGCGGGAAGGTgctgaatgcctgtgagatggctttttagagcagtttgtcgttgagcctactaggggatcagcaataCTGGATTGGGTGGTATTGAATGAACTGGGGACGATTAGGGCGATTAGGgtgtttaaggtaaaagaacccttaggaggcagtgatcacaaaatgattgacttcaacttgaaatttgatatggAGAAAGTTAAGTCTGATATAGCAGTAATACAGTGGAATAAGGGAATTTACAGTGATATGTGAAATGAGTTGGCCAAAATactttggaaggagatgctggcagggatgacagcagagcagcaatggagtgagtttctgggaaaatgagaaggtgcaggatggatgtattccaaaaacaaagaaataattaaatggaaaaatagtacaagggaagtcaaaagctaatgtaaaagcaaaggaaagggcatactgtaaaacaaagcaaaaattagtgggaagaaacgttgagaagcttttaaaaactacagAGCACAACTAAAAGTATCATTAggaggaaaacaatgaaatgtgaaagcaagctagcaaacaatatcatagtggatagtaaaagctttttcaagtgtgTAAAAGTAAATGAGAGATTAGTGTGGATGTAGGATTACTAGAAAATGAGaacagagaaataataacggagGCCAGGTAGGTGGCAGATCTACTAAGTGAGTGCAGTTAaggttacaagggagaaggtgctcaaaaagctgaaagacctaaaggtacatcagtcacccagatcagatgaactgcacactcagggtctgaaagagatagtggtacagattgtggaggcattagaaatgatctttcaaaaatcattggaatcCGGCATGGTGCCAGAtgacttgaaaattgcaaatgtcactcgatTCTttaaaagaggaaggcagcagaaaggaaattatgatcagttagcctgacctcagtggttgggaagatgttagagtcaattgttaaggatgaggtgatggagtacttggtgacacaggacaagataggacaaagtcagcatggtttccttcagagaaAATTTTGCATGACAAACCCGTTGGAATTCCTTGACGAGATTACACATAGGATGGATGAAGGGGATGTTGTATaaatggactttcagaaggcctttgacaaggtgccacatgaggctgctaccaagttaagagcccagggtattacaggaaagttactgacatgtTTAGGgagttggctgattggtaggaggcagcgaatgggaacaAAAGGAgcattttctagttggctgctagtgactagtggtgttctgcaggggtcagtgttgggaccacttctttttatgctgtatatcactgatttagatgatggaatagatggttttgttgccaagtttgcagatgatacgaagattggtggggggggggggggaaggcagtATTGAGGAAATAAGTaggctgcagagggacttagacagattaggagaatgggcaagaaaggagcaaatgaaatacaatgttggaaaaagcatcgtcatgcactttggtagtagaaataaatctgcagactgtattctaagtggggagaaaatccaaaaatctgagatgtaatgagacttgggagtccttgtgcagaacaaactgaaggttaacttgctggttgagtcagtggtgaggaaggcaaatgaaatgttagcattcgaTTCacgagatctagaatacaagagcaggaatgtgttgctgaggctttataaggcactggtgaggcttcaccttgagtgttgtgaactgttttgggctcctgatctgagaaaagatgtgatggcattggagcgggttcaaaggaggttcaaagATGTGTCAAATagataattctgttcctatgtcttattgtctctAGTTCCCCTTCAGCCCTATTATTACAGCCATATTTTGTATCAAATTATAACTTAATTGTGTCTCATAAACAAGGACAAATTAATCTGTATGTTTTACCTCGCTTAATGCTGTCAAGCACTTCTTCCGATGCTATGTCGAGCAAATAGGGATGATCGAATTTTTCAGCCAGTAGGGtaccatctgtcactgacaaggTCTGGGCTTCATCACTAACCCTGTAAGTATTATATAAACTGAGCATCAGCGatatttgaactattttacaaatccatccagagtttcagtaaagaccatgtcccacctcctgttccgacgagcttcctcctgaaataaaaaaaaaacacagatctCAAATGACTGAGACTAACCGTTGGCATCTGAACAGCAGGAATCTGAGACAAGTTATTAAAAACCGCTGAAAATTCCCACTTACTCCCACTGACACAcatggagaaagaaacagagaaaacctacagcacaatacaggccctttggcccacaaagttgtgccaaacatgtccctaccttagaaattactaggtttacccatagccctctatttttctaagctccatgtacctatccaaaagtatcttaaaagaccctatcatttctgcctccaccaccgccggcagcccattccacacacccaccaaactctgagtaaagaaacctaccctgacatctcctctgtacctactccccagcaccttaaacctagccctcttgtggcagccatttcagccctggggaaaagcctctgactagccacacaatcaatgcctctcatcatcttatacacctctatcaggtcacctctcctcctccgtcgctccaaggagaaaaggctgagttcactcaatctgttttcataaggcatgaaAGAGGGACACAGAACAACGGGAGaaagtatgaggagtgtttaactGAGAGGGTGGAATttacaggagagactggacaggtttTGTATTTTTATCTGGATATGATGTCAGGGAGGAtcagatggaggaatttaagattcTGAATGAATTTGATGGGGTGGGAGTGGAGAAAATATTTCTGCTTGGGCAGAGACCAAAAGTCAAAGATAAAACATCAGTTGGTCGTTGATAAATGCCACAAGAAATGTAGTGAAGGGAATGTGGAACTCACTGTCACAGGAGTGGCTGaagtggaacagcagagattgaatgtaatggggaagcTGCATGAACACACGAGGGACCATGGAGTTCGGGGCACTGTGGCTCTGTGTGGTGAATGTGTGGGAGGTTACTTGTAAAGCAGGGAAATTAATAGAAGAAGGGCTGAAAGACCTGTCTTTGATGGAAAATTGGATATAATCCGAAAAAGAATATatctgaaaaacaaaacaaatggtACAAAATTCTCCAAAACAATGAACCTGACACAAACCAGATATTGATGGTaaatctgatgtgtgggtcacattctgcaATTCAACCTCAGTTCCCACTGATCGGCAGACAGACCCTCGCACCCACCACACCAGACACCCTCACAGCCTCTGACTGTAATAGGTTGTTACTCTGAGTATCAGGGGATATTATATTAGGAATCACAGAAATGATCCCCAGCTCAGTGCTctgatcagagtaaatcattcCCGAGAAggttgcagactgtcctgtgatgTACAGATGCTGGGAGAGGCTGGTTTGGGACAATGACAATAGTCCAGAACAGTCACAATATCTGCTAGGTTTAAATCTGTTTACAACTACAGTATTTGTAAATCCCACACTGAGTTAAAATACATCATTTTGTGACTGTGCGCTTTTACGGAATCAAACTGAAATCTCTCACCATGAGGAATATCACATTGTCTTTCTGATCCATCCGTGTCtgtaactttgagatttcctcctgaatagaatttaaattctcttgaatATCTCGAAggtttttctccattggatttagaatcctctcctcttcttccctgagatctcggAGTGCTTGCTGCTCTTTCTCGGcaataatctggcgcagttcatcaaactgggatgtgatgtgggactgaacgctTTGTGACTGTTGCTGTCGAAtgaaaggagaggctggtttattaTTTGGCCCTGATGTATTTCCTTATGATATGGAAGGGTCTGTCCAGCCCATTAtcatccaagaggaccacaaccttgccgttgggtttggaggcttgtgtgcctcaatgacccaaagaACTCTGTTGGCTGGAATGTGGgtttatgctttgactcttggtggggtcacccatgccaacaggtcaaagggtagaggccagagtaagagtggtctactggtcctccaggttcatgggttcagctcagggctaacattactgactggtaaaacaaaactgttacggaagcAATGAAGagtctttctacatctgagtgccatgttattcctgagtctccactcaggacctgcatgactgacagtagtgaaaacggaGAAGTAGCTACTGACATGTTGAATGAAGACATGAACACtgccggagatggaggaccttcattgctgtcccaaactccagtggcataacaggcagcaAGTGAGTGGTTCTCAGATCTTCATCACAGTTCCCTGAAACCCAGTCTTCCTCACTGacccacctgattcacatacaAACCCCTTCACGGGGTTAATTACAGTAGTTAATTTACCGTTCAACCGTGGAATGTTGGCTAAAGGAAGGTATTGGTTacggagagaacatgcaaactccacgcagacagctcCCGGGGTTAGGTTCGAACCCAGGGcgctggagctgcgatactctgctattTTGTATTAAAGGGAACAAGCCTACACAACAATATTGGAAATtctgctcaggaagcctcacccgaactccagaaatcttccctttctgttgctgctccattTCCtgaaagtctgatttcttttttgtgagagagtctaaggaagatttaacCCGATCCTGGGAATCAAAGAGTGAATGGATTAGACAAAAAGATGACACTTTTGGGTTAGACAAAAAGACGATCGAAAGCCGGTTATTTTTACCTTGTAAATTTTAACGGCTTCGTTAACCGGAATGAAGTTGTGAGACTTGTGTTCCCGCGCAGTCGCACAGATCaggcagatcagtgtcttgtccgtctcacaaaacagcttcagttcttccccatgttcctcgcagtgaagtttacatTCCTtctctttcggattcaggtttagttttcgagctttctcagacagatttgctaaggcccagctggccctgagggtgcggtctgcaaattcctctctacattccgggcaggagtttctctcctccctttcccaacaccgtgtgatacaggaGCGGCAGAAGTAGTGAccacactccagtgacaccggatcggtgaagaaatccaggcagatgggacaaattgcctcctcggtccaactctcgacctgtcgtttcgaagccatgttaactcccggcacTTCCTGGTTCAGGGTCCTTTCACTTTCGGGAGCTGTTGAAcgcctgcagtaccgcgattgtccagtAGGCGCGCTGCAGTCTCGGGAATGAACGGAACGTTGCTCCAAGTGTTCTCCGGGCAGGAATCGCGGCAATTTCCACGTCAGGGTGGGATCAGAAACACATTAAAGAGGTCTGAATATAAATGAACCCGGAGCGCGGAGTCTGGTTCAGTGTAAGGCAGAACTGAAAGGGACAATTCCTGAAAAGCGAGATAGACAGTTGGCCTATTGTCCgaccctgctcctgccccactgaactcgtgtCCTCATACATCGACTCCACCTATCCCACTCGAGTTAGTCCCTTCCCCCCCTACATCCGCGACACTTCTCAttctctttttcaatctttttttatttgattttgttacgtaccccgtaactgggtgtctaaccagcagagaaagaagaacccgttggagtctggtggtaccaaactaaaggtgtttattaataaaaaataaCCAAAACCACATCAATaatacaaatatacatataaaacaagttagcagtaataaacctaaaagtgtaggaataataataataaataataaacaagctctatcgatg
It includes:
- the LOC140719506 gene encoding E3 ubiquitin-protein ligase TRIM39-like, which encodes MASKRQVESWTEEAICPICLDFFTDPVSLECGHYFCRSCITRCWEREERNSCPECREEFADRTLRASWALANLSEKARKLNLNPKEKECKLHCEEHGEELKLFCETDKTLICLICATAREHKSHNFIPVNEAVKIYKDRVKSSLDSLTKKKSDFQEMEQQQKGKISGVRQQSQSVQSHITSQFDELRQIIAEKEQQALRDLREEEERILNPMEKNLRDIQENLNSIQEEISKLQTRMDQKDNVIFLMEEARRNRRVSDEAQTLSVTDGTLLAEKFDHPYLLDIASEEVLDSIKRVSVTLDVETVNPRLEVSEDRKSVRCTGTRRDLPDTGKRFTVWPCVLGSEGFTSGRHYWEVEVMGNLLWGLGVAAESVKRKGGFTRSPETGFWMIAWADDEMWVHTSPVSHLSAGPIPRRVGVYLSYESRTVSFYNAETKSHLHTFTGNKFTEKLYPFFWTANENEWLRICSGSAPGL